A window of the Bufo gargarizans isolate SCDJY-AF-19 unplaced genomic scaffold, ASM1485885v1 original_scaffold_1451_pilon, whole genome shotgun sequence genome harbors these coding sequences:
- the LOC122923293 gene encoding uncharacterized protein LOC122923293, with protein sequence MLKKGYDRTRKQAEKRAIVVGVVKALQKKFGRTHDEIQIVKKWSDLKRRHPDWVKEHSQRVCPGLPAPTVRRRLTTADLDVVEVSTEEDEQAGPSHSPRGATNPPDVGIVVEVSDEPGPSQGPKTSGPAPAEEDTTTPAPEEEDQALVTTPHQEVIKKISAKIALMQKRHGKIRQLRALIQKSQRMLQEFECQYGEDLKELASLQEELQKFP encoded by the exons atgttgaagaAGGGTTATGACCGGACCCGGAAGCAGGCCGAGAAGAGGGCGATTGTCGTGGGGGTCGTCAAGgccttacaaaaaaaatttgggcggACCCACGACGAAattcaaattgtaaaaaaatggtcTGACCTGAAAAGGAGGCACCCGGACTGGGTCAAAGAGCACAGTCAGAGAGTCTGccctg GGCTTCCAGCGCCAACGGTCCGCCGCCGTCTAACCACGGCGGATTTGGATGTAGTGGAGGtctccacagaggaggatgagcaggcggGCCCCTCCCACAGTCCTCGAGGTGCCACCAACCCACCTGATGTGGGGATTGTTGTGGAGGTGTCTGACGAGCCCGGACCCTCTCAAGGGCCAAAAACGTCTGGCCCAGCTCCTGCTGAGGAGGATACCACCACCCCAGCTCCTGAGGAAGAGGATCAGGCGCTGGTTACCACcccgcaccaggagg TAATCAAGAAAATTTCTGCTAAAATTGCTCTAATGCAAAAGAGGCATGGGAAAATCAGGCAATTAAGAGCCCTCATTCAAAAATCCCAAAGAATGCTGCAGGAATTTGAATGCCAATATGGGGAGGACCTGAAGGAGCTCGCAAGCCTGCAGGAAGAACTGCAAAAGTTCCCTTAa